The Lycium barbarum isolate Lr01 chromosome 9, ASM1917538v2, whole genome shotgun sequence genome has a segment encoding these proteins:
- the LOC132610097 gene encoding zinc finger protein HD1-like: protein MLQDMMFHPQEHQLFNEEMPSPLNDQILNFCESELFSELQNSEVASSSNGCCYDEQSSYDTNFDLNKFQSTSEKNDDTITKAATSTTDVSPNNHNNNNNNNDNNNSLSMIFDTQEEIENDISASIDFTPSANFTVSDHFLQQQEEQFDVNPLNNHHGPVTDIVNGPLSHQYHPLMGPPLGHAYEDESLSSIPPYMRLASSSSPSCALLDPNMVNYLQGNLNTTINSEASAIFAAAANSALFFGSQLPNQELDFQENGRLFCPDALPRIYNSELQALSSESQHLVSGAGCSNTLATEITSFEDPSYNKTGRCSPEARREKIHRYMKKRNERNFSKKIKYACRKTLADSRPRVRGRFARNDEFGEASKANSCGTIEEDTISTEDYMTMKEEDVESLCIFPHIIGVNTFKINYCIKQSWI from the exons ATGTTGCAGGACATGATGTTTCATCCTCAAGAACACCAGCTTTTCAAT GAAGAAATGCCAAGCCCTCTCAATGATCAAATTCTGAATTTCTGTGAATCTGAACTTTTTTCAGAATTACAGAATTCAGAAGTAGCTTCTAGCTCAAATGGTTGTTGCTATGATGAACAATCCTCTTATGATACCAATTTTGATCTAAACAAATTCCAAAGCACTAGTGAAAAGAATGATGATACTATCACAAAAGCAGCCACCAGCACGACCGATGTTAGccccaacaaccataacaacaacaacaataataacgacaacaacaatagTCTGTCGATGATATTTGATACTCAGGAGGAGATTGAGAATGACATTTCTGCATCAATAGACTTCACACCATCCGCTAATTTTACAGTCTCGGATCATTTCCTTCAACAACAAGAGGAACAATTCGACGTAAATCCTCTTAACAATCATCATGGCCCTGTTACAGATATTGTAAATGGTCCCCTGTCTCATCAATATCATCCCCTTATGGGGCCTCCATTAGGCCATGCATACGAAGACGAATCGTTGtcctctattcctccttacatgCGCCTCGCTTCTTCTTCTTCGCCTTCTTGTGCACTTCTTGATCCTAACATGGTAAATTACCTTCAAGGGAATCTCAACACTACAATCAATTCTGAAGCTTCAGCAATATTTGCTGCTGCTGCTAATAGTGCCTTGTTCTTTGGATCACAATTGCCAAATCAAGAATTGGATTTTCAAGAGAATGGTAGACTTTTTTGCCCTGATGCATTGCCAAGGATCTACAATAGTGAGCTTCAG GCACTTAGCAGTGAGAGTCAGCATTTGGTTAGTGGTGCTGGTTGTTCTAACACTCTGGCCACAGAGATCACAAGCTTTGAAGATCCTAGTTATAATAAAACTGGCAGGTGTTCACCTGAGGCAAGGAGGGAGAAGATTCATAGATACATGAAGAAAAGAAATGAGAGGAATTTCAGCAAAAAAATAAAG TATGCATGCAGAAAAACACTAGCAGATAGTAGGCCAAGAGTGAGGGGAAGATTTGCAAGAAATGATGAATTTGGTGAGGCAAGTAAAGCAAATTCTTGTGGAACTATTGAAGAGGACACAATTAGTACTGAAGAT TATATGACGATGAAAGAAGAAGATGTGGAGTCATTGTGTATATTTCCACATATTATTGGTGTGAATACCTTCAAAATCAACTATTGCATCAAGCAATCCTGGATTTGA